A single window of Salminus brasiliensis chromosome 18, fSalBra1.hap2, whole genome shotgun sequence DNA harbors:
- the gabra6b gene encoding gamma-aminobutyric acid receptor subunit alpha-6, whose translation MAWMRTCVLLSCVCQVWSNAPTESSIYLDNITRILDRLLDGYDNRLRPGFGGPVTEVKTDIFVTSFGPVSDVEMEYTMDVFFRQTWIDERLKFKGPIDILRLNNLMVSKIWTPDTFFRNGKRSISHNMTTPNKLFRIMQNGTILYTMRLTINAECPMRLINFPMDGHSCPLKFGSYAYPISEIVYTWKKGPLFSVEVPQESSSLLQYDLIGQTVSSERLKSNTGEYIVMTVHFHLQRKMGFFLIQTYIPCIMTVILAQVSFWINKESVPARTVFGITTVLTMTTLSISARHSLPKVSYATAMDWFIAVCFAFVFSALIEFAAVNYFSTLQANRELRRANAARATMAAAAGSDGEVVSPPLDPGGVLKKRLNSLSQRETPPRFATPPPPDFRQQGSAVPTNAMLAGTSIIDKYSRILFPLSFGAFNLVYWIVYLTKDTMESSTRVKQVLNAFQRRSKQQLHHIIYS comes from the exons ATGGCTTGGATGCGCACGTGCGTTCTCCTGTCTTG tgtgtgtcagGTCTGGTCAAACGCACCGACTGAGTCCAGCATCTATTTGGATAACATCACGCGCATCCTGGACAGATTACTGGACGGATACGACAACAGACTGCGGCCAGGCTTTGGAG GTCCAGTCACTGAGGTCAAAACTGACATTTTTGTCACCAGCTTTGGTCCCGTGTCGGACGTGGAAATG GAATACACGATGGACGTGTTCTTTCGTCAGACGTGGATAGACGAGCGGCTCAAGTTCAAGGGCCCCATCGACATTCTGCGTCTGAACAACCTGATGGTCAGCAAAATCTGGACGCCGGACACATTCTTCCGCAATGGCAAGCGCTCCATTTCCCACAACATGACCACTCCCAACAAGCTGTTCCGCATCATGCAGAACGGAACTATCCTCTACACCATGAG ATTAACCATCAATGCAGAATGTCCCATGAGGCTGATCAACTTTCCCATGGACGGTCACTCCTGTCCCCTGAAGTTTGGCAGCT ATGCGTACCCTATAAGCGAAATCGTCTATACGTGGAAAAAAGGGCCGCTGTTTTCAGTTGAAGTCCCTCAGGAGTCGTCCAGCCTGCTGCAGTATGACCTGATAGGACAGACCGTGTCGAGTGAAAGGTTAAAGTCCAACACAG GCGAATACATAGTCATGACGGTTCACTTCCACCTTCAAAGGAAGATGGGATTTTTCCTGATTCAGACATACATCCCCTGCATCATGACTGTCATCCTCGCTCAGGTGTCCTTCTGGATCAACAAGGAGTCCGTTCCGGCCAGGACTGTATTTG GTATCACCACTGTACTAACAATGACCACTTTGAGTATCAGTGCCCGTCACTCCCTCCCTAAAGTCTCCTACGCCACTGCTATGGACTGGTTCATCGCCGTCTGCTTCGCTTTCGTCTTCTCTGCCCTCATCGAGTTCGCCGCTGTCAATTATTTCTCCACTCTGCAGGCCAATCGGGAGCTTCGTCGGGCCAACGCCGCTCGTGCTACCATGGCAGCTGCTGCCGGCAGTGACGGAGAAGTTGTTTCG cCTCCACTGGACCCCGGAGGTGTGCTGAAGAAGAGGCTAAATTCTCTGTCCCAGAGGGAAACGCCCCCTCGGTTTGCCACCCCGCCCCCTCCAGACTTCCGCCAGCAGGGTTCTGCTGTGCCCACCAATGCCATGCTAGCAGGAACCAGCATCATTGACAAATACTCCCGCATCCTCTTCCCTCTGAGCTTCGGCGCCTTCAACCTGGTCTACTGGATCGTCTACCTGACCAAAGACACCATGGAGTCCAG